In Candidatus Aminicenantes bacterium, a single window of DNA contains:
- a CDS encoding NlpC/P60 family protein produces MMTRSGSFTPGRCKRSGLLVLALILAALAAGCESPRPSTAPPPAGLRNKIVTLARYLEGLPYHYGGTDIDGFDCSGLVHYVFHCFGLEIPRTAQAQARMRGRVRWKQARPGDVLAFRVKSGWHTAILVKKNRFIHAPGRNRRIETVRMNDWWKHRLKAVVNVIDRYNKGDGS; encoded by the coding sequence ATGATGACGAGGAGTGGGAGCTTCACGCCTGGCCGTTGTAAGCGCTCGGGCCTGCTCGTGCTCGCGCTGATACTGGCGGCGCTCGCCGCCGGGTGCGAATCCCCCCGGCCGTCAACCGCGCCGCCACCGGCGGGGCTGCGAAACAAAATCGTCACCCTGGCCCGTTACCTGGAAGGATTGCCTTACCATTACGGTGGCACTGACATCGACGGTTTTGACTGCTCAGGCCTGGTTCACTATGTGTTTCACTGTTTTGGCCTGGAAATCCCGCGCACGGCCCAGGCGCAGGCACGCATGCGGGGCAGGGTCAGGTGGAAACAGGCCCGGCCGGGAGACGTGCTGGCCTTCCGCGTAAAATCCGGTTGGCACACCGCTATCCTGGTGAAAAAAAACCGTTTCATTCATGCGCCGGGCCGAAATCGGCGCATAGAGACCGTACGCATGAACGACTGGTGGAAACACCGCCTGAAAGCGGTGGTCAATGTCATCGATCGGTACAACAAGGGGGACGGTTCTTGA
- a CDS encoding 6-bladed beta-propeller → MKKALAIGLILAAAAWLNAEKLAVFPDLMKPSQLVVGKNHVFIGEFPTVYIYSRADDALVKQFGKEGEGPKEFNRFFILRTVDDRLLVNSMGKITYYTLEGEYIEEKRVNIQTGLNLLPLGKDRFVARGFTNEEGKAFITVNLLDAEGKKLKELGRMPTGLQGDKIRVLEEQTAYETDGERIFLSIGKEFVVDIFDREGEKLSSINREYDRVKFTEKDRDTVLEEIRTDPQQKQFFDIFKERAVFPDYWPAVASIFPSGDILYVMTFKREGDAYEVFILNRDGTLVSRKMIPFKFRTPLQPFPSNVVDGKLYQLIENDDEEWELHAWPL, encoded by the coding sequence ATGAAAAAAGCATTGGCAATCGGCCTGATCCTGGCCGCCGCCGCATGGCTGAATGCGGAAAAACTGGCCGTCTTCCCCGATTTAATGAAACCGAGCCAGTTGGTTGTGGGCAAAAACCATGTCTTCATCGGGGAGTTCCCCACGGTCTATATTTATTCACGCGCAGACGATGCCCTGGTCAAGCAATTCGGCAAAGAGGGCGAGGGCCCGAAGGAGTTCAACCGCTTTTTTATTTTGCGGACAGTGGACGACCGCTTGCTGGTCAACAGCATGGGGAAGATCACCTATTACACGCTGGAGGGGGAGTATATCGAAGAGAAGCGGGTCAACATTCAGACGGGCCTGAACCTGCTGCCTCTGGGTAAGGATCGTTTTGTGGCCCGGGGTTTCACCAACGAAGAGGGAAAAGCGTTTATCACCGTAAACCTACTGGACGCGGAGGGCAAGAAACTCAAGGAGCTGGGCCGCATGCCCACGGGTCTGCAGGGAGACAAGATCAGGGTACTTGAAGAACAGACGGCCTACGAAACCGACGGCGAGCGGATTTTCCTCTCAATCGGCAAGGAGTTTGTCGTTGATATCTTTGACCGCGAGGGAGAGAAACTCTCCTCCATTAACCGGGAATACGACCGCGTAAAGTTCACTGAAAAGGACCGCGACACGGTTTTGGAAGAGATACGCACCGATCCACAGCAGAAGCAGTTTTTTGATATTTTCAAGGAACGGGCGGTATTTCCGGATTACTGGCCCGCCGTGGCAAGTATTTTCCCTTCCGGCGATATCCTTTACGTGATGACCTTTAAGCGTGAAGGGGACGCCTACGAAGTGTTTATCTTGAATCGGGACGGCACCCTGGTCAGCCGCAAGATGATCCCCTTCAAGTTTCGTACTCCTTTGCAACCTTTTCCGTCAAATGTGGTGGACGGCAAGTTGTATCAACTGATCGAGAATGATGACGAGGAGTGGGAGCTTCACGCCTGGCCGTTGTAA